One window of Bacteroidota bacterium genomic DNA carries:
- the ggt gene encoding gamma-glutamyltransferase — protein sequence MRSWRLERMCTLMTVLVIAVAVPSGLVCWAQTTEPPRGEVAHPAGMVVSGHPLATEAGASMLRQGGNAADAAVAIGFALAVVLPRAGNVGGGGFAVLRAPDGAVSSLDFREVAPLAATEDLYLDEEGAYVSDRSKVGHLAVGVPGSVAGLLELHQRHGRLSLSELLQPAISLATDGFSLGRRQARRFNLFRDDFAPDAAATAYFTKADGTLWSEGDRFVQRDLAATLERIRDHGRGGFYEGRTADLIVASMVANGGLIAHEDLAAYGPVWREPVTFTYRRHRIISMAPPSSGGVALAQLFGSVEPYNLRAMGWLSPAMIHLCAEAMRRAYADRATWLGDPAFADVPTDALMRRRYIRGRMAGFSPDRITPSTTLSHGTPAGVAPVMQRVPVDESPETTHYSVVDADGFAVSLTTTVNDSFGAKVAVAGAGFLLNDEMDDFAAKPGSPNRYGLVGAEANKIEPGKRMLSSMTPTIIEDEEGRLRLVLGSPGGSRIITAVFETALGVIDYGMDVQAAVAAPRFHHQWKPNDRLLLELDRTPAATVAALEAWGWRIREFGSHTAVHAIEVRYAPDGTATLYPGVDPRREGTSIRVERIDD from the coding sequence ATGCGCTCGTGGCGTTTGGAACGCATGTGCACGCTGATGACCGTGCTCGTGATAGCTGTCGCTGTGCCCAGTGGCTTGGTGTGTTGGGCACAGACCACCGAGCCACCGCGCGGCGAAGTGGCGCACCCAGCGGGCATGGTTGTGAGCGGGCACCCGCTGGCGACCGAGGCTGGAGCCTCGATGTTGCGACAGGGGGGGAACGCAGCCGATGCTGCCGTGGCAATAGGGTTTGCCCTGGCGGTCGTGCTGCCACGTGCTGGCAATGTGGGAGGCGGAGGCTTTGCCGTGCTACGGGCACCCGACGGCGCCGTGTCCTCGCTCGATTTCCGGGAGGTCGCTCCGCTCGCCGCGACGGAAGACCTCTACCTCGACGAGGAGGGAGCCTATGTCTCCGACCGCAGCAAGGTGGGGCACCTTGCCGTGGGCGTGCCTGGTAGCGTGGCAGGCCTACTCGAACTGCACCAGCGACACGGTCGCCTCTCGCTTTCCGAACTGTTGCAGCCCGCTATCAGTCTGGCTACCGACGGCTTCAGCCTGGGCCGACGGCAAGCGCGGCGGTTCAATCTCTTCCGCGACGATTTCGCGCCCGACGCGGCCGCCACAGCCTATTTCACGAAGGCTGACGGGACGCTGTGGTCGGAGGGCGACCGCTTCGTGCAGCGCGACCTTGCAGCAACGCTCGAACGCATCCGTGACCACGGACGTGGTGGCTTTTACGAGGGGCGGACCGCCGACCTCATCGTTGCATCGATGGTGGCGAATGGAGGCCTCATCGCACACGAAGACCTAGCCGCGTACGGGCCTGTGTGGCGTGAGCCCGTCACGTTCACCTACCGCAGGCACCGCATCATCTCCATGGCACCGCCCTCGTCGGGCGGCGTGGCGCTTGCGCAACTCTTCGGCAGCGTCGAACCTTACAACCTTCGAGCGATGGGCTGGCTCTCGCCTGCGATGATCCATTTATGCGCGGAAGCCATGCGTCGCGCTTACGCCGACCGGGCGACCTGGCTCGGCGACCCCGCTTTTGCTGACGTGCCAACGGACGCGCTCATGCGGCGACGCTACATCCGAGGACGAATGGCTGGGTTCAGCCCTGACCGCATCACGCCGAGTACGACGCTCTCGCACGGCACCCCTGCGGGCGTCGCTCCCGTAATGCAGCGTGTGCCTGTTGACGAATCGCCTGAAACGACCCACTACTCCGTCGTTGATGCCGACGGCTTCGCCGTTAGCCTCACGACCACTGTGAACGACAGTTTCGGCGCGAAGGTGGCCGTCGCCGGTGCGGGGTTTTTGCTCAACGATGAGATGGACGACTTCGCTGCTAAGCCGGGTTCGCCGAACCGATACGGCCTCGTCGGTGCCGAGGCGAACAAGATCGAGCCAGGCAAACGGATGCTCTCCTCGATGACGCCGACGATCATCGAAGACGAGGAAGGACGGCTCAGGCTCGTGCTCGGTTCGCCGGGCGGCTCACGCATCATCACGGCCGTGTTCGAGACGGCCCTAGGCGTGATCGACTATGGGATGGACGTGCAAGCCGCTGTCGCCGCGCCGCGCTTCCATCACCAGTGGAAGCCGAACGACCGTCTGCTCCTCGAACTTGATCGGACGCCGGCCGCGACGGTGGCGGCGT
- the queA gene encoding tRNA preQ1(34) S-adenosylmethionine ribosyltransferase-isomerase QueA encodes MITDYDLDAYDFDLPDGLIAQEPARQRDQSRLLVVDTSESSGAPLALADTVFAALPTYLREGDVLVLNDTRVFPARLVGRRATGGRGELLLVEAQVDGSWTALARPAKKLDVGATIAFGPDVAPLLTATVVEVRPEGRRRVAFKHDFETLDAAIDAVGRMPLPPYIRRPEPRSADRERYQTVYAQHRGSVAAPTAGLHFTPSLLDACEARGVELARVTHHVGYGTFEPVRVEDLREHRVAAERFTLADADAARIDQGRANGGRVIAVGTTTTRALESAVDEAGKLVPGTRETSLTITPGYRFRAIDGLVTNFHLPRSSLLVLVSTLAGRTRVLDAYRHAIEAGYRFYSYGDATLILT; translated from the coding sequence GTGATCACCGACTACGACCTCGACGCCTACGACTTCGACTTGCCCGACGGCCTCATCGCGCAAGAGCCTGCACGGCAGCGCGATCAGAGTCGCTTGCTTGTCGTCGACACTTCGGAAAGTAGCGGAGCCCCCCTTGCGCTCGCCGATACCGTCTTCGCTGCACTCCCGACCTACCTGCGCGAGGGCGACGTGCTCGTGCTCAACGACACCCGCGTGTTTCCAGCCCGGCTTGTGGGGCGTAGGGCCACGGGCGGGCGCGGGGAACTGCTCCTAGTCGAGGCCCAGGTCGATGGGTCCTGGACAGCGCTCGCACGGCCAGCCAAGAAGCTCGATGTCGGGGCTACGATTGCCTTCGGGCCGGACGTGGCACCGTTGCTCACCGCAACGGTTGTCGAGGTGCGCCCCGAGGGTCGTCGCCGCGTGGCGTTCAAACACGACTTCGAGACGCTCGACGCGGCGATTGATGCGGTGGGGCGGATGCCGTTGCCGCCCTACATCCGCCGCCCCGAACCGCGCTCGGCCGACCGGGAGCGCTATCAAACGGTCTACGCACAGCATCGCGGCTCGGTGGCGGCCCCGACAGCCGGCCTGCATTTCACGCCCTCGTTGCTGGACGCCTGCGAGGCGAGAGGCGTCGAACTTGCCCGCGTGACACATCACGTGGGCTACGGTACGTTCGAGCCGGTCCGTGTCGAGGATCTGCGCGAGCATCGCGTCGCTGCCGAGCGTTTCACGCTCGCGGATGCCGATGCCGCACGCATCGATCAGGGGCGTGCCAACGGCGGACGCGTCATTGCGGTGGGTACGACGACCACCCGTGCGCTGGAATCCGCAGTCGATGAGGCGGGCAAGCTCGTCCCAGGGACGCGAGAGACAAGCCTGACTATCACACCGGGCTATCGCTTCCGAGCCATCGACGGGCTCGTGACCAACTTCCACCTGCCTCGGTCCTCGCTGCTCGTGCTCGTGAGTACGCTCGCAGGACGAACGCGCGTCCTTGACGCCTACCGGCACGCGATCGAGGCGGGTTATCGCTTCTACAGCTACGGCGATGCGACGCTCATCCTCACGTGA
- a CDS encoding AarF/UbiB family protein has translation MSYPSPSDYQEALQLADLALTVPHLAQGVVEKNALGLPRGMSGAFAVVFRIDTSVGSKAVRCFLRDQPDRGRHYSPLQAKLEDLDLPYFVDLAWYEQGIQVHGKAYPLLVMEWVEGVTLSQYVETHRTDAQRLAALSSAWRCMLQALDVAQIAHGDLQHGNVLVEEDEAGRPRLRLVDYDGVQFPGQKRQHAQEVGHRHYQHPDRTEQDAGPRLDRFAGLVVATALSALVHDPSLWDRYATGENMLFRADDFYDPVNSPLFEHLTEVPGEDVSRLARALVTACLLPPSATPSLDDALAGSIPHDVSHRRPHGAEPSNRTPQRLGAKRHPIIQVFAASACAIVAVWQPLALVPACVFAAVGLLVGGLGWQRDPDRRRRRRLGRELRVLSQWVADLDAEAERMRLQLHAAFEDRDAQRQQRLAELQVEALHRQLRHHFVSELDHFDGVGHRAVVRLKAAGIRDAAMVTSDAIAAVTRVSGPTKVRIAQWRAALARQYADDVPQSLSPAEEHRLRRRVERARADAEGELRRIEAKAQAQRAERDAVADRLRAIPTRSFVPYLNALVRVRP, from the coding sequence GTGAGTTACCCATCGCCCAGTGACTATCAGGAGGCGCTGCAACTGGCTGACCTCGCGTTGACTGTCCCGCATCTCGCGCAGGGGGTGGTCGAAAAGAACGCGCTTGGGCTGCCCCGGGGGATGTCTGGAGCATTCGCGGTCGTCTTCCGCATTGACACGTCCGTCGGATCCAAAGCCGTGCGCTGCTTTCTTCGAGACCAGCCGGACCGCGGTCGCCACTATAGCCCCCTTCAAGCAAAACTTGAAGACCTGGATCTGCCTTACTTCGTCGATCTGGCGTGGTACGAGCAGGGAATCCAGGTCCACGGCAAGGCTTATCCGTTGCTGGTGATGGAATGGGTGGAGGGCGTAACGCTCAGTCAGTACGTGGAGACGCATCGGACCGACGCACAGCGACTTGCCGCGTTGTCGAGCGCGTGGCGCTGCATGCTTCAGGCGTTGGACGTTGCACAGATTGCGCATGGCGACCTGCAGCACGGGAATGTTCTGGTCGAGGAAGACGAGGCGGGGCGTCCTCGGCTCCGGCTCGTGGACTATGACGGGGTACAGTTTCCAGGCCAGAAGCGCCAGCATGCGCAGGAAGTTGGGCACCGACACTACCAGCACCCCGACCGCACGGAGCAGGACGCGGGTCCGCGCCTCGACCGCTTCGCGGGGCTCGTGGTCGCGACGGCACTCTCGGCGCTGGTCCACGACCCCAGCTTGTGGGACCGCTACGCAACCGGCGAAAACATGCTCTTCCGCGCCGACGACTTCTACGATCCGGTGAACTCGCCCCTCTTCGAGCACCTTACAGAGGTACCCGGCGAGGACGTGTCACGTCTCGCTCGCGCTCTCGTGACCGCATGTTTGTTGCCACCGAGCGCGACGCCGTCCCTCGATGATGCGCTCGCGGGTAGCATTCCTCACGACGTGTCCCATCGTCGCCCTCATGGTGCTGAACCGAGCAACAGGACTCCGCAGCGGCTCGGTGCAAAACGCCACCCGATCATTCAGGTGTTCGCGGCCTCCGCGTGTGCTATCGTCGCGGTATGGCAGCCGTTGGCACTGGTACCGGCCTGCGTGTTCGCAGCGGTTGGGCTGCTCGTCGGCGGTCTTGGGTGGCAGCGTGATCCCGACCGGCGCAGGCGGCGGCGGCTCGGGCGCGAGCTGCGTGTGCTTTCTCAGTGGGTGGCTGACCTCGACGCTGAAGCGGAGCGGATGCGTCTCCAACTCCATGCGGCCTTTGAAGACCGCGATGCTCAACGGCAGCAGCGGCTCGCCGAACTCCAAGTCGAGGCCTTGCATCGGCAACTCCGCCACCACTTTGTGAGTGAACTCGATCACTTCGACGGCGTCGGGCACCGCGCTGTGGTCCGCCTCAAGGCCGCGGGCATCCGCGATGCAGCGATGGTCACTTCCGACGCGATCGCCGCGGTGACACGCGTGTCCGGACCGACCAAAGTCCGCATCGCACAGTGGCGGGCTGCCTTGGCTCGGCAGTACGCTGACGACGTGCCGCAGTCGCTCTCGCCGGCCGAAGAACATCGGCTGCGCCGTCGTGTCGAACGGGCGCGCGCGGACGCCGAGGGCGAACTTCGACGTATCGAAGCGAAGGCGCAAGCCCAGCGCGCAGAGCGCGATGCCGTCGCCGACCGCCTCCGTGCAATCCCCACCCGTTCGTTCGTGCCGTATCTCAACGCTCTCGTCCGAGTCCGCCCGTGA
- a CDS encoding protein phosphatase 2C domain-containing protein, with product MLPKQGHTDAECEDAVAVRETGTALQMAMADGATEAAFSRRWAQALVEAGVALEPKARLAEAVDRARASFEASTAEQKAGLPWYAEQKAQEGAFATLLRLCVRPMIDRSLGIGGTWEGEAVGDVTLFHLRADDPIRIWPNDDPNSFGSRPALVASNSDLDPNTVERFAATWRPGDVLLVATDALAVYLLAGDAALQRLEHWSQDAWSDFIDHARADGMRNDDVALVRIDLHGP from the coding sequence ATGCTGCCGAAGCAGGGACATACCGATGCCGAGTGCGAGGACGCCGTGGCGGTGCGTGAGACCGGCACGGCGCTCCAGATGGCGATGGCTGACGGCGCGACGGAAGCTGCGTTTTCGCGGCGATGGGCTCAAGCACTGGTGGAGGCTGGAGTCGCGCTCGAGCCGAAAGCCAGGCTCGCCGAGGCGGTGGATCGGGCGCGTGCGTCGTTCGAGGCCAGTACTGCGGAGCAAAAGGCAGGGCTGCCCTGGTACGCTGAGCAGAAGGCCCAGGAAGGCGCGTTCGCCACCTTGCTGCGCCTTTGCGTCCGGCCGATGATCGACCGAAGCCTAGGCATTGGCGGTACGTGGGAGGGCGAGGCAGTGGGTGACGTGACGCTCTTTCATCTCCGAGCGGACGATCCGATTCGGATCTGGCCCAACGACGATCCCAACAGCTTCGGCTCACGCCCTGCACTGGTCGCCAGCAACAGCGATCTCGATCCCAACACCGTCGAACGATTTGCCGCTACCTGGCGACCAGGCGACGTGCTGCTCGTCGCCACCGACGCGCTTGCGGTTTATCTGCTCGCCGGAGATGCAGCGTTGCAGCGACTCGAACACTGGAGCCAGGACGCCTGGAGCGACTTCATCGACCACGCCCGAGCCGACGGCATGCGAAATGACGACGTCGCGCTCGTGCGCATCGACCTGCACGGCCCGTGA
- a CDS encoding vWA domain-containing protein: MPYSAEISRTQPVAFLLLLDQSASMQDPFGGAEQQGDAAPSKARVLADTVNRLLQNLILRCAKEDGVRDYFHVAAIGYGERVEALIRSDASADVDPAMVPVSALADRPLRLEPRTKTMPDGRGGTVDRVVQTPVWLDPYAKNGTPMCQALDYATQVARTWIDAYPRAFPPVVLNITDGEATDGDPLRYAQQLRSFGSDDGEVLLLNVHLSDSTEPAVSFPDGLGGLPDEFARTLYQMSSTLPFSMRAAAEAEGIRVTLDTRGFVFNADPTALVRFLEIGTRPSTLR, encoded by the coding sequence GTGCCGTACTCTGCCGAAATCAGTCGCACCCAACCTGTTGCCTTCCTGCTGCTGCTCGACCAGTCTGCGTCGATGCAGGACCCGTTCGGCGGAGCCGAGCAGCAGGGCGACGCCGCTCCGTCGAAGGCGCGAGTGCTGGCCGACACGGTCAACCGTCTCTTGCAGAATCTCATCTTGCGCTGTGCAAAAGAAGACGGGGTTCGCGACTATTTCCACGTGGCCGCCATCGGCTATGGCGAACGGGTGGAGGCCTTGATTCGGTCGGACGCTTCCGCTGACGTAGACCCGGCCATGGTGCCGGTGTCGGCGCTGGCGGACCGTCCGCTGCGCCTCGAACCGCGCACCAAGACGATGCCCGACGGACGAGGCGGGACCGTCGATCGGGTGGTGCAAACCCCAGTCTGGTTGGATCCTTACGCGAAAAACGGGACGCCGATGTGTCAAGCGCTTGACTATGCCACGCAGGTCGCGCGTACCTGGATCGACGCGTACCCCCGCGCCTTTCCACCCGTGGTGCTCAACATCACGGACGGCGAGGCTACCGACGGCGATCCGCTCCGATATGCGCAGCAACTCCGCAGCTTCGGCTCGGACGATGGCGAGGTGCTGCTCCTGAACGTGCACCTTTCGGACTCCACGGAGCCCGCCGTCTCCTTCCCGGATGGCCTTGGCGGGCTGCCCGACGAGTTTGCGCGCACGCTCTACCAAATGTCGAGCACGCTGCCGTTCTCCATGCGCGCTGCCGCTGAAGCTGAGGGCATTCGCGTGACGCTGGACACGCGTGGGTTCGTGTTCAACGCCGACCCGACGGCCCTCGTGCGCTTCCTCGAAATCGGGACCCGCCCGAGCACCCTCCGATGA
- a CDS encoding DNA polymerase III subunit delta', whose translation MPTVLAQDRALGVLRRALAADRVPHAYLFHGPDGTGKRAAALMLAQALECENRGQTVPADQACGQCLPCTKVARLLHPDVKVYFPRPKDASTEDVTARLQRLAENPYAEVDYRRRPSLDDPESTSNKQALYNVDFTREIMRQQRYTPAEGNYKVALLIDVDAMNQESANAFLKLLEEPPPRTVFVGTCQRPDRLLPTILSRCQRLRFDPLPAASIEHALCTKERLDAQRASFLARLADGSYTRALTLNESTELGAQRALVVQFMRKAYTNNPAEVLSIAEEVGRLGRERVKGWLSLLLTWVRDLVLVQAVGTHAPIVNVDQREAIEKFVAFVPNAQLGAMTTLVEQAEDLAGRNVALSLVLNVLAAALREAMHGGARVSLFAPLTEVRAAG comes from the coding sequence GTGCCTACCGTCCTCGCCCAAGATCGTGCCCTCGGGGTCCTCCGTCGCGCCCTTGCGGCGGACCGCGTGCCGCATGCCTACCTCTTTCATGGGCCCGACGGCACCGGAAAGCGGGCGGCTGCGCTGATGCTCGCCCAAGCCCTCGAGTGCGAGAACCGAGGCCAGACGGTGCCCGCCGACCAGGCGTGCGGGCAGTGCCTCCCCTGCACCAAAGTCGCACGGCTCCTGCACCCGGACGTCAAGGTGTACTTCCCGCGTCCGAAAGATGCGTCTACCGAAGACGTGACGGCCCGGCTCCAGCGGTTGGCCGAGAATCCCTATGCAGAGGTCGACTACCGCCGCCGCCCCAGCCTCGACGACCCCGAGTCGACGTCCAACAAGCAGGCGCTCTACAACGTCGATTTCACGCGAGAGATCATGCGCCAGCAGCGCTACACGCCCGCCGAGGGCAACTACAAGGTCGCGCTCCTCATCGATGTCGACGCAATGAACCAGGAATCGGCGAATGCCTTCTTGAAGCTCCTCGAAGAGCCGCCCCCGCGCACCGTGTTCGTCGGGACGTGCCAGCGCCCCGATCGACTGCTGCCCACGATTCTATCACGATGCCAGCGGCTTCGCTTCGATCCGCTGCCGGCCGCGTCCATCGAACACGCGCTGTGTACCAAGGAGCGCCTCGACGCGCAGCGCGCCTCGTTTCTTGCCCGCCTCGCCGACGGCTCCTACACCCGTGCGTTGACGCTGAACGAGAGCACCGAGCTGGGCGCCCAACGGGCACTCGTCGTGCAGTTCATGCGTAAGGCCTACACCAACAACCCCGCCGAGGTGCTTTCCATCGCTGAGGAGGTGGGCCGGCTTGGCCGCGAACGCGTGAAGGGCTGGCTGTCGTTGCTGCTCACCTGGGTCCGTGACCTCGTGCTCGTGCAAGCTGTTGGGACGCACGCGCCGATCGTAAACGTCGACCAGCGCGAGGCCATCGAAAAGTTCGTTGCATTCGTTCCGAACGCACAGCTTGGTGCCATGACGACGCTCGTCGAGCAAGCCGAAGATCTCGCTGGCCGCAATGTGGCGCTGTCGCTCGTCCTCAACGTGCTGGCAGCAGCCCTTCGGGAGGCCATGCATGGGGGAGCGCGCGTCTCGCTGTTTGCGCCGCTGACCGAGGTACGCGCCGCTGGGTAA
- the hrpB gene encoding ATP-dependent helicase HrpB, whose translation MPLPALPIDAVLPELLRALRGHPCAVLQAPPGAGKTTRVPLAILRESWLGEQRIVMLEPRRLAARAAARRMAKTLGERVGTTVGYRVRRDVRVSGSTRIEVVTEGILTRMLQSDPGLEGVGCVIFDEYHERSLAADLGLAFALEAQAALRDDLRLLVMSATLDGERIAAMLTEAGETPVPVVSSHGRAFPIETRYLDAGDIRDRRPAWLTLPDRIADAVRLALSEESGSVLAFLPGVGEIRRTESLLRASALPPDVRLAPLYGTLDQRAQDAALAPAPVGARKVVLATPIAESSLTIEGVRVVIDGGYARAPRFSPRTGMTSLETVRVSRASADQRRGRAGRTEPGVCYRLWGVLDDQHLAPFAPPEIVEADLAPLALELAVWGVPDADSLHWLDAPPRAALSQARDLLRQLGALDAQGVATAHGRAISRLGLHPRLGHLLLRGRELGIGRTACNVAALLSQRDPMRARDGATADADVRLRLDALQRRRSASASLGLSVDRGADQRIREEADHLVRLIGLVGTHRSDTDDSIGAAGLLTALAYPDRIAQRASNNRYKLRTGHAAALSHDQLLSESAYLAIAALDDRRGAAKIFSAAPLTAADLETHFADHIEAVDLVEWSADAGRVVARRQRRLGALVLSDGPLVSPDPDAVADALLDGIREAGPQALPWSKSARGLQDRLRFLHVHRPDQWPDVSDSTLLETLDAWLRPHLIGRRRLDEVRALDLSALLLTPFDWQQRTALDRLAPSHLTVPSGSTRPLDYSTPETPVLAVRLQEVFGLTETPRLLDGTVPVTMHLLSPAQRPVQVTQDLAGFWASSYFDVRKDLRGRYPKHHWPENPLEATPTARAKRRRS comes from the coding sequence ATGCCGCTACCGGCGCTTCCGATCGATGCCGTGCTACCGGAGCTGCTCCGTGCGCTTCGCGGGCACCCCTGCGCCGTACTACAGGCGCCCCCCGGTGCAGGCAAGACGACGCGCGTGCCGCTCGCGATCCTCAGGGAGTCTTGGCTCGGCGAACAGCGGATCGTGATGCTTGAGCCCCGTCGTCTGGCGGCACGGGCCGCTGCACGGCGGATGGCGAAGACATTGGGCGAGCGAGTGGGGACGACCGTCGGCTACCGCGTCCGCCGCGACGTGCGGGTGTCAGGCTCCACACGTATCGAAGTCGTTACCGAGGGCATTTTGACACGCATGCTCCAGTCCGACCCAGGGCTGGAAGGCGTAGGCTGTGTCATCTTCGACGAGTACCACGAGCGCAGCTTGGCGGCTGACCTTGGCCTTGCCTTCGCGCTCGAAGCGCAGGCGGCGCTACGGGACGACCTCCGCCTTCTCGTCATGTCCGCCACGCTCGACGGGGAGCGCATCGCGGCGATGCTCACCGAGGCTGGCGAGACGCCTGTGCCGGTCGTGTCTAGCCACGGACGTGCGTTCCCCATCGAGACACGCTACCTCGACGCTGGGGACATACGGGACCGCCGGCCGGCCTGGCTCACCCTGCCCGATCGGATCGCTGACGCCGTCCGCCTCGCCCTCTCTGAGGAATCGGGGAGCGTACTCGCCTTTCTGCCAGGCGTCGGTGAAATCCGACGCACGGAGTCGTTGCTTCGAGCAAGTGCCCTACCGCCGGACGTGCGGCTCGCTCCCCTTTACGGCACACTCGACCAGCGGGCGCAGGACGCGGCACTAGCACCTGCGCCTGTCGGAGCCCGCAAAGTCGTCCTCGCTACGCCTATCGCCGAGTCGAGCTTGACAATTGAAGGCGTACGGGTCGTGATCGACGGGGGCTACGCACGGGCGCCGCGTTTTTCGCCTCGGACGGGCATGACAAGTTTGGAGACGGTGCGCGTCTCACGGGCGTCTGCCGATCAGCGTCGAGGCCGCGCGGGTCGCACCGAGCCTGGCGTGTGCTACCGCCTGTGGGGCGTGCTCGACGATCAGCACCTTGCCCCGTTTGCGCCGCCGGAGATCGTGGAGGCAGACCTCGCTCCGCTCGCCCTAGAACTGGCCGTATGGGGCGTACCCGATGCCGACTCACTACACTGGCTCGACGCGCCTCCCCGAGCTGCGCTGTCTCAAGCGCGTGACCTCCTCCGTCAGCTCGGCGCGCTCGACGCCCAGGGCGTCGCGACCGCGCATGGCCGCGCGATCAGCCGGCTTGGGCTCCACCCACGCCTGGGTCATCTCCTGCTTCGCGGTCGTGAGCTCGGCATCGGGCGGACAGCCTGCAACGTCGCGGCACTCTTGAGTCAGCGCGACCCCATGCGTGCCCGTGATGGCGCCACTGCCGATGCCGACGTCAGGCTTCGCCTAGACGCCCTCCAACGAAGGCGCAGCGCCTCTGCTTCGCTCGGACTCTCCGTGGACCGGGGGGCTGACCAGCGCATCCGCGAAGAGGCGGATCACCTGGTTCGCCTCATCGGCCTGGTAGGAACTCATCGGTCTGACACCGACGACAGCATCGGGGCTGCGGGTCTTCTGACGGCCCTCGCCTACCCGGATCGTATCGCCCAGCGCGCTTCCAATAACAGATACAAACTGCGGACGGGACACGCGGCGGCCCTCTCGCACGACCAGTTGCTCTCCGAGTCGGCCTATCTCGCCATTGCCGCCCTCGATGACCGGCGGGGGGCGGCGAAGATCTTCTCGGCAGCCCCGCTGACCGCAGCTGACCTCGAGACACACTTCGCCGATCACATTGAGGCCGTGGACCTCGTCGAGTGGAGTGCGGATGCCGGGCGGGTCGTCGCGCGACGGCAGCGGCGGCTGGGTGCGCTCGTGCTCTCCGACGGCCCGCTCGTCTCACCCGATCCCGACGCTGTGGCCGACGCCTTGTTGGACGGCATCCGCGAAGCCGGGCCCCAAGCGCTCCCATGGTCGAAGTCGGCGCGGGGGCTGCAAGATCGCTTGCGTTTCCTCCACGTCCACCGCCCCGATCAGTGGCCAGACGTGTCAGACTCGACGCTACTGGAGACCCTCGACGCCTGGCTTCGGCCCCACCTGATTGGACGCCGTCGGCTCGACGAGGTGCGCGCCCTCGACCTGTCGGCGTTGCTCCTGACGCCGTTCGACTGGCAGCAGCGAACCGCCTTGGATCGCCTCGCGCCGAGTCACCTCACCGTACCCAGCGGCTCTACCCGCCCGCTCGATTACAGCACGCCGGAGACCCCCGTGTTGGCTGTACGGCTCCAGGAAGTCTTCGGCCTCACAGAGACGCCGAGGCTCCTCGACGGAACGGTGCCCGTGACGATGCACCTCCTTTCGCCGGCACAGCGTCCTGTCCAGGTCACCCAAGACCTCGCAGGATTCTGGGCTTCGAGCTACTTCGACGTGCGCAAAGATCTGCGGGGACGGTATCCCAAGCATCACTGGCCGGAGAACCCCTTGGAGGCAACCCCGACGGCTCGGGCCAAGCGACGCCGCTCGTAG